One genomic region from Branchiostoma lanceolatum isolate klBraLanc5 chromosome 7, klBraLanc5.hap2, whole genome shotgun sequence encodes:
- the LOC136437920 gene encoding trypsin-2-like isoform X2 translates to MSCGVPGVARNSDGRIVGGSDANHGAWPWQVSLRSFPYGLFHFCGGALIHRKWVLTAAHCVSDGDKPYVTFGETRLSGDDGSERTIKTKKVFIHPSYSGDEYDVALLKLKEKVRFSQYVRPVCVPEASTVFPVPGTVCSITGWGYAKEGGSTKNHLQEADVPIVSDAECSRVYAWSGYDSTAEFCAGYKAGGIDTCQGDSGGPLVCQSDGQYWLQGVTSWGDGCARPGKPGVYARVTAVADWIKNTIRNN, encoded by the exons ATGAGTTGCGGCGTTCCTGGAGTCGCACGCAATTCCGATGGTCGTATTGTCGGCGGAAGTGACGCAAACCATGGGGCGTGGCCATGGCAG GTATCCCTCCGCTCCTTCCCCTACGGTCTTTTTCACTTCTGCGGCGGCGCCCTTATCCACCGTAAATGGGTTCTGACAGCTGCCCACTGCGTGAGCGA CGGAGACAAACCCTATGTGACCTTCGGAGAGACCAGACTGTCTGGAGATGACGGCTCAGAGCGCACCATTAAGACCAAAAAAGTCTTCATTCACCCAAGTTATAGTGGGGACGAATACGATGTCG CTCTCCTGAAGTTAAAGGAAAAGGTTCGTTTTAGCCAGTACGTCCGGCCTGTCTGCGTACCCGAGGCTTCCACAGTTTTTCCCGTACCGGGGACGGTGTGCAGCATAACCGGCTGGGGGTATGCCAAGGAAG GCGGTTCTACTAAGAACCATCTCCAGGAAGCGGACGTACCCATAGTGAGTGACGCGGAGTGCTCTCGTGTGTATGCTTGGTCCGGCTATGACTCGACCGCGGAGTTCTGTGCCGGATACAAGGCCGGAGGAATCGACACTTGCCAG GGTGATAGCGGAGGCCCGCTTGTTTGCCAGTCGGATGGACAGTACTGGCTGCAGGGCGTGACGAGCTGGGGAGACGGCTGTGCAAGGCCCGGCAAGCCCGGCGTCTACGCACGGGTCACTGCTGTTGCGGATTGGATCAAGAACACTATTCGTAACAATTAA